In the genome of Raphanus sativus cultivar WK10039 chromosome 4, ASM80110v3, whole genome shotgun sequence, one region contains:
- the LOC108855128 gene encoding sister chromatid cohesion protein PDS5 homolog C encodes MADSDKELENQILEAGGKLTDPPSSLDELLLLLDKLFIYLIDVDQSPRESMQSALSPLMKSLVAGKLFKHSDADVKVAVAACVSEITRITAPEAPYDDDQMKEVFKLIVSSFENLPDYFSRSYSKRISILETVAKVRSCVVMLDLECDALLIEMFQILLNAIRDFHPENVLSSIEKIMTLVLEESEDIPPKMLSPILHYVREDDEVPEVARRLAERVLSNSASKLKKCLTEAVKLSGVSLDKYSKVVASICEGTFSALQHDELVENEKEDCQGHLEKEAEVEDKPEVIATPDRTDAPKDESGKSGVSNGVAQQNGSSVDTESTEKPDDTNAKDEPQHFDNPSSTDLDSTSEEKPDVEHQPQEKDPSSAIHVDSSETSDIIKDEPGALLESKDMLSLPPDDSSVKAAISSENDKETSVQALPSKTSGDETGNVSSPSRAEDLVEESRPKKTEDDKETSVQALPSKTSGDETGNVSSPSRAEDLVEESRPKKTEDDKETSVQALPSKTSGDETVNVSSPSRAEDLVEESRPKKTEDDKETSVQALPSKTSGDETVNVSSPSKAEDLVEESRAKKTEKDKETSVQALPSKTSVDETANVSSPSKAEVFVEESRPKKTEKDKETSVQALPSKTSADETANVSSPSRAEDLVEESRPKKTENDKETSVQALPSMTSADETANVSSPSRAEDLVKESRPKKTANQKKKESLTKEAKPSAASATEKASEEAKTSAKVIKKSGKKVASSSKTKSAVPPKKSTSETKAAKQSEKKVAENDNVQESSKPKEEKKKPGRGKAMDEDSLDTSSGDSEKPAVSSGKSASKSKKEVKQPIEESPNTNTKRKRSLGKEKASDLQSHGEDLVGSRVRVWWPIDKAYYKGVVDSYDSAKKKHLVIYDDGDQEILNLKTQKWHFLDESETEGEEAADQTGHEKEASTEPQRKKAKTGKQPSGKKGGGAGSSKSKAAPASKSGKKSKDEKTESKPKDPKEASREEEDSSEALSEEEETPKTVGKSGTSKWKKERSKSGTSKCSSKTTATSKSKSGGPAKSSAAKGKAAKGKANSTPAYKGSESDAESDSEETPKAPEPATKGKSQAKSGKKRKR; translated from the exons ATGGCGGATTCCGACAAAGAGCTCGAGAATCAGATTCTCGAAGCAGGGGGAAAGCTCACTGATCCACCTTCTTCACTCgatgagcttcttcttctccttgac AAACTCTTCATCTACCTCATAGATGTTGACCAGTCACCTCGCGAGTCAATGCAGAGCGCACTCTCTCCACTCATGAAATCACTAGTCGCTGGAAAGCTTTTCAAGCATTCGGACGCCGATGTGAAAGTCGCAGTCGCTGCCTGCGTCAGCGAGATTACGAGAATAACTGCTCCTGAAGCTCCTTATGATGATGATCAGATGAAG GAAGTATTTAAGTTGATTGTATCTTCGTTCGAAAACTTGCCTGACTATTTTAGTCGCTCCTATTCCAAAAGGATCTCGATCCTTGAAACTGTGGCCAAGGTCAGATCATGCGTTGTGATGCTGGATCTTGAGTGTGATGCTCTTCTTATTGAGATGTTCCAGATTCTCCTCAACGCTATAAG GGACTTCCATCCAGAGAACGTACTTTCATCAATTGAGAAAATCATGACACTTGTTTTAGAGGAAAGCGAGGATATACCTCCAAAGATGCTTTCACCCATTCTACATTATGTTAGGGAGGATGATGAG GTTCCAGAAGTAGCACGGAGGTTGGCAGAACGAGTTCTCAGTAACTCTGCTAGCAAGCTCAAAAAGTGTCTGACTGAAGCTGTGAAATTGTCGGGTGTCTCTTTGGATAAGTATAGTAAGGTAGTGGCTTCGATATGTGAAGGGACATTCAGTGCTTTGCAGCACGACGAACTTGTTGAGAATGAAAAAGAG GACTGTCAAGGTCATTTAGAAAAGGAAGCAGAAGTAGAG GATAAACCGGAAGTAATTGCTACACCCGATCGAACTGATGCACCTAAGGATGAATCTGGTAAGTCGGGAGTCAGCAACGGCGTTGCGCAACAGAACGGTTCTTCTGTTGATACTGAGTCTACAGAGAAGCCAGATGATACGAATGCTAAAGATGAGCCTCAACATTTTGATAATCCTAGCAGCACTGACTTGGATAGTACTTCTGAAGAGAAGCCTGATGTTGAACATCAACCTCAGGAAAAAGATCCCAGTTCCGCCATACATGTGGATTCATCAGAAACTTCAGATATCATCAAGGACGAACCTGGAGCACTCCTGGAGAGCAAGGATATGCTAAGTTTGCCTCCTGATGATTCATCTGTTAAAGCAGCCATATCTTCTGAAAATGATAAGGAAACAAGTGTGCAGGCGTTGCCATCTAAGACATCAGGTGATGAAACTGGCAATGTTAGTTCTCCATCTAGGGCTGAAGATCTTGTTGAAGAAAGCCGGCCTAAGAAGACTGAAGATGATAAGGAAACAAGTGTGCAGGCGTTGCCATCTAAGACATCAGGTGATGAAACTGGCAATGTTAGTTCTCCATCTAGGGCTGAAGATCTTGTTGAAGAAAGCCGGCCTAAGAAGACTGAAGATGATAAGGAAACAAGTGTGCAGGCGTTGCCATCTAAGACATCAGGTGATGAAACTGTCAATGTTAGTTCTCCATCTAGGGCTGAAGATCTTGTTGAAGAAAGCCGGCCTAAGAAGACTGAAGATGATAAGGAAACAAGTGTGCAGGCGTTGCCATCTAAGACATCAGGTGATGAAACTGTCAATGTTAGTTCTCCATCTAAGGCTGAAGATCTTGTTGAGGAAAGCCGGGCTAAGAAGACTGAAAAGGACAAGGAAACAAGTGTGCAGGCTTTGCCATCTAAGACATCAGTCGATGAAACTGCCAATGTTAGTTCTCCATCTAAGGCTGAAGTTTTTGTTGAGGAAAGCCGGCCTAAGAAGACTGAAAAGGATAAGGAAACAAGTGTACAGGCTTTGCCATCTAAGACATCAGCCGATGAAACTGCCAATGTTAGTTCTCCATCTAGGGCTGAAGATCTTGTTGAGGAAAGCCGGCCTAAGAAGACTGAAAATGATAAGGAAACAAGTGTTCAGGCTTTGCCATCTATGACATCAGCCGATGAAACTGCCAATGTTAGTTCTCCATCTAGGGCTGAAGATCTTGTTAAGGAAAGCCGGCCTAAGAAGACTGCAAACCAGAAGAAAAAGGAGAGCTTGACAAAGGAGGCCAAACCATCAGCTGCTAGTGCTACTGAAAAAGCTTCCGAAGAAGCAAAAACTTCTgctaaagttataaaaaaatctggAAAGAAGGTTGCTTCTTCAAGTAAAACCAAGTCTGCTGTTCCTCCGAAGAAAAGTACCTCTGAGACAAAAGCTGCAAAGCAGTCAGAGAAAAAGGTAGCTGAGAATGATAATGTACAAGAATCCTCAAAGCCAaaagaggaaaagaaaaagcCAGGACGTGGGAAAGCCATGGATGAGGACTCATTAGATACTTCTTCGGGTGATAGCGAAAAA CCAGCTGTTTCCTCCGGAAAGTCAGCCTCGAAATCAAAGAAGGAAGTGAAGCAACCAATAGAAGAAAGTCCTAATACAAACACAAAGAGGAAACGAAGTCTAGGCAAAGAGAAA GCATCTGATCTCCAAAGCCATGGTGAAGATTTAGTTGGGTCGAGGGTCAGAGTCTGGTGGCCTATAGATAAAGC GTATTATAAAGGTGTGGTCGATTCATATGATTCTGCGAAGAAGAAACATCTG GTTATCTATGATGATGGAGATCAAGAAATCTTGAATCTTAAGACACAGAAGTGGCATTTTCTGGATGAATCAGAAACAGAG GGTGAAGAAGCTGCTGATCAGACTGGTCATGAGAAAGAGGCCTCCACAGA GCCCCAGAGAAAGAAAGCTAAGACTGGCAAGCAACCGTCAGGGAAAAA GGGTGGTGGAGCTGGTTCCAGCAAGTCTAAAGCTGCTCCTGCTTCCAAGTCCGGCAAGAAGTCCAAGGATGAGAAAACAGAGAGCAAACCAAAGGATCCGAAAGAAGCTAGTAGAGAAGAGGAGGATAGCTCTGAAGCGTTGAGCGAGGAAGAGGAAACCCCCAAAACCGTTGGTAAATCAGGAACCAGCAAGTGGAAGAAAGAGAGATCGAAATCTGGGACATCCAAATGTTCGTCCAAGACTACAGCTACTTCAAAATCCAAGTCAGGAGGACCTGCAAAATCTTCAGCAGCCAAGGGAAAAGCAGCAAAAGGCAAAGCAAACTCTACACCTGCCTACAAGGGCAGTGAGAGCGACGCTGAGTCAGACTCTGAAGAGACACCAAAGGCGCCAGAACCAGCAACAAAAGGGAAGTCGCAGGCGAAATCAGGTAAGAAGAGGAAGCGATGA
- the LOC108849954 gene encoding CHD3-type chromatin-remodeling factor PICKLE: MERILDSQMRPMPSNRPVPKQDFVNHYLVKWKGFSYLHCYWVPEHEFEKAYKSISGLETMVNQFHSTMESLGNNAYDFVAIPPEWVNVDRIVSCREEDGQRKYLVKFKGLSYDECYWESESDISTFQNEIRRFVDVNFGQRRGVYVDHERNHENFKQIITSLTPEFITGTLHPYHLEGLNFLRSAWSNRTHVVFADEMGLGTSVQSIAFLASLFEENVAPFLIVAPLSTLRNWERGFATWAPHMNVVVYVGTSQARTVITQHEFYLPRGHVNGVRGETMQDRIKFDVILTSYEIIDVDTAVLKPIKWKCMIVDEGNRLKNENPKLFYSLKRYTCEHHVLLTGRPLQVVNPEQQAEHLSALEKRKRNRKQIVEKEAEPTAGEAARQANKKTRGPYRRTHRNPEPRPLIEGQGKSLRVLGFRRSERRTFLDTLMRYGVGRCDWKKFVFPLAWKTYDEINDYGVFFLKHIIKHTQDSNPPTFSDMVPKEGLTRDKVLTRITVMMLLEEKVKLIENHPRKAVFPDRIIGRYAPLRKEKDWNKEHDKLLLRAVSKHGFGKWIDIVSDKEFELEQVICKALKVPVENLIRIDPFQKDPRRQLADYLRKRFEILEIAMSDECAENDCHSGRRSERPLQDIAIAHIRMSVSAM, translated from the exons ATGGAAAGGATTTTGGACAGCCAAATGCGTCCTATGCCATCTAACCGTCCGGTACCAAAGCAAGATTTTGTGAATCATTATCTTGTGAAATGGAAAGGGTTCTCGTATCTACACTGCTATTG GGTGCCCGAGCATGAATTCGAGAAAGCTTACAAGTCCATTAGTGGTTTAGAAACCATGGTGAACCAATTTCATTCTACAATGGAGTCACTCGGTAACAATGCATATGATTTTGTTGCCATTCCTCCCGAGTGGGTCAATGTTGACCGGATTGTATCTTGCCG GGAAGAAGATGGTCAGAGGAAGTACCTGGTGAAGTTCAAAGGACTTTCCTATGATGAATGTTATTGGGAATCTGAATCAGACATCTCAACCTTCCAGAACGAAATTCGAAGGTTCGTTGATGTAAACTTTGGTCAACGCAGAGGTGTATATGTTGATCATGAGAGAAATCATGAAAATTTCAAACAGATCATAACTAGTCTTACTCCTGAATTTATCACAG GCACATTGCATCCGTACCACCTTGAAGGACTTAACTTTTTGCGGTCTGCGTGGTCAAACAGAACTCATGTAGTCTTCGCCGATGAGATGGGGCTAG GCACATCAGTTCAAAGCATTGCCTTTTTAGCTTCGCTTTTCGAGGAAAACGTGGCTCCGTTTTTGATAGTAGCTCCCCTTTCTACTCTGCGGAACTGGGAGAGAGGATTCGCCACATGGGCACCACATATGAATGTG GTTGTGTACGTTGGTACTTCTCAAGCTCGTACTGTTATAACACAACATGAGTTTTACTTACCAAGGGGTCATGTGAATGGGGTCCGTGGAGAAACCATGCAGGACAGAATAAAGTTTGATGTCATCCTCACGTCTTATGAGATAATTGACGTAGACACAGCTGTCCTAAAACCAATCAAGTGGAAATGCATG ATTGTTGATGAAGGCAATCGGTTGAAAAATGAGAATCCAAAGCTGTTCTATTCGCTGAAGCGGTATACGTGTGAGCATCACGTTCTTTTAACAGGAAGACCACTTCAG GTGGTAAATCCTGAGCAACAAGCTGAGCATCTCAGTGCTCTtgaaaagaggaagagaaacCGTAAGCAG ATTGTTGAAAAAGAAGCTGAACCAACTGCTGGTGAAGCAGCTAGACAGGCAAACAAGAAGACTAGAGGGCCTTACCGTAGGACTCACC gTAATCCGGAGCCAAGACCTTTGATAGAAGGGCAAGGGAAATCTCTAAGGGTGTTAGGTTTTAGAAGGAGCGAAAGGAGGACTTTCTTAGATACGTTGATGAG GTATGGAGTCGGAAGATGTGATTGGAAGAAGTTTGTCTTTCCTTTAGCGTGGAAGACCTATGATGAAATAAACGA TTATGGGGTATTTTTCTTGAAGCACATCATCAAACACACTCAAGATAGTAATCCTCCAACCTTTTCAG ATATGGTCCCCAAGGAAGGACTAACTCGTGACAAAGTACTTACCAGAATTACTGTTATGATGCTGCTAGAAGAGAAG GTGAAACTTATAGAAAACCATCCAAGAAAAGCTGTTTTCCCTGACCGTATTATCGGAAGATACGCTCcactaagaaaagaaaaagattggaACAAGGAACATGACAAGTTACTGTTGCGTGCTGTTTCCAA GCACGGGTTTGGGAAATGGATAGACATTGTTAGTGACAAAGAGTTCGAGTTGGAACAAGTCATCTGCAAAGCACTGAAGGTCCCTGTTGAAAATTTGATTCGTATTGATCCATTCCAGAAAGATCCGCGGAGACAACTTGCTGACTATTTGAGAAAACGATTTGAAATTCTTGAGATTGCAATGAGTGATGAGTGTGCTGAAAATGACTGCCAT TCTGGGAGAAGAAGTGAACGTCCCTTACAGGATATCGCCATTGCGCACATAAGGATGAGCGTAAGTGCCATGTGA
- the LOC108854002 gene encoding brassinosteroid-related acyltransferase 1, protein MHSSTLYSTYTQGIVLMATNIDIIQKLNVYPRSQNQDQKKLITLSHLDRQCPLLMYLVFFYKKTTTRDFDLVFSDLKLGLEETLAVWYPAAGRLGLDGGGCKLNLRCNGGGAVMVEAVATGVKLSELGDLTQYNEFYETLVYKPSFDGDFSAMPLVVGQVTRFACGGYSVGIGTSHSLFDGISAYEFLHAWALNSHNHDKSNGKIINKKDNVAIKAVHDRGNLLVNGDANRSLGLGVTKAAAIYHLYQLIKQAMMAHQEQNHNIELADSSFVIKTFDLSGEAIETMMKKSIEGFLCSSFEFLAAHLWKARTRALGLRRDAMVCLQFAVDIRKRTVPPLLDGYSGNAYVLASVASTAGELLEELTLESIVNKIREAKKSIDQDYINAYMEALGGGERKDGNLPPIKELTLISDWSKMPFHNVGFGNGGEPADYVAPLCPPVPQVAYFMKNPKDARGVIVRIGLDPQNVSDFSNHFLGF, encoded by the exons ATGCACTCATCCACATTGTATTCAACTTACACTCAAGGAATTGTGTTAATGGCAACAAATATCGATATCATCCAAAAGCTTAATGTATATCCAAGATCTCAAAACCAAGACCAGAAGAAACTAATAACTCTCTCCCACTTGGACCGTCAATGTCCTTTACTCATGTACTTGGTTTTCTTCTACAAGAAGACCACAACTCGTGACTTTGACTTGGTCTTTTCCGACCTGAAACTCGGGCTGGAGGAGACTCTGGCTGTTTGGTATCCCGCCGCCGGCAGGTTGGGTTTGGATGGAGGTGGCTGCAAGCTCAACCTCCGGTGTAATGGGGGTGGTGCAGTCATGGTGGAGGCGGTGGCAACCGGTGTCAAGTTATCAGAGCTTGGTGACTTGACTCAGTACAATGAGTTTTATGAGACTTTGGTTTACAAGCCTTCCTTCGATGGTGATTTCTCTGCGATGCCTCTTGTTGTTGGTCAA GTGACAAGATTTGCATGTGGAGGTTACTCAGTTGGAATAGGTACAAGTCATTCACTATTTGATGGCATCTCAGCTTACGAATTCCTTCATGCGTGGGCTTTAAACTCTCACAATCACGATAAATCCAATGGTAAGATCATTAATAAAAAGGATAATGTGGCCATCAAAGCGGTTCATGATCGAGGAAATCTACTGGTGAACGGGGACGCGAACCGGAGCCTCGGACTCGGAGTAACCAAGGCTGCAGCCATTTATCATCTGTACCAGCTGATCAAACAAGCCATGATGGCCCATCAGGAGCAAAACCATAATATCGAGTTAGCGGACTCTAGTTTTGTGATCAAAACATTTGACCTTAGTGGTGAAGCGATAGAAACCATGATGAAGAAATCAATAGAAGGGTTCTTGTGCTCCTCCTTCGAGTTTCTTGCTGCTCATTTGTGGAAG GCAAGAACAAGGGCTTTAGGGTTGAGGAGAGACGCCATGGTGTGTTTACAATTCGCGGTGGACATAAGGAAGAGGACTGTTCCACCGCTGCTAGACGGATATTCCGGCAACGCCTACGTGCTTGCCTCCGTAGCCTCAACCGCCGGAGAACTACTCGAAGAACTAACACTCGAGTCAATAGTTAACAAGATCAGAGAAGCCAAGAAGTCCATTGACCAAGACTACATCAACGCATACATGGAAGCGCTTGGAGGTGGTGAAAGAAAAGACGGAAACCTCCCTCCTATCAAAGAACTAACCCTAATCTCCGACTGGTCAAAAATGCCATTTCACAACGTTGGCTTTGGCAACGGCGGTGAGCCGGCGGATTACGTGGCACCACTGTGTCCACCGGTGCCACAAGTTGCTTACTTCATGAAGAACCCTAAAGATGCTAGAGGGGTTATTGTGAGGATTGGTTTGGACCCACAAAATGTTAGTGATTTCTCAAATCATTTCCTTGGTTTTTAA
- the LOC108855858 gene encoding LOW QUALITY PROTEIN: two-component response regulator ARR10 (The sequence of the model RefSeq protein was modified relative to this genomic sequence to represent the inferred CDS: deleted 1 base in 1 codon) yields the protein MTVEQEFEAVDQFPVGMRVLAVDDDQTCLRILETLLHRCQYHVTTTDSAQTALELLRENKNKFDLVISDVDMPDMDGFKLLELVGLEMDLPVIMLSAHSDPKYVMKGVKHGACDYLLKPVRIEELKNIWQHVVRKSKFKKMKSIVTNVESTDNTDQNGVKANRKRKDQFEEVEEDDEERGNENDDPTAQKKPRVLWTRELHNKFLAAVDHLGVEKAQPKKILELMNVDKLTRENVASHLQKFRSALKKITNEANQQANMAAIDSHFMQMSSLKGLGGFHHQQRQIPLGSGQFHGGAAATMRHFPLGRLNSFGGVFPHVSSSLPRNHSDGGYILQGMPIPPLDDLHINNNNNNKAFPSFSSQQTSLMVAPNNQLVLQQPSYASLNPGGFSPHLEINKRLEDWSNTLLSTNIPQSDVHSKPDALEWNHFCNSDAAQAGFSGANNLGPMTDAQLLRSSSPSEGLFVGQQKLENGSMPSDAGSLDDIVNSMMPKEQSQADFFEGDWGLDGIIAHSELAYENLFLCFLCNLVNMRKSVLFRHNQLLLPLVLSFFFLLSCKKKPVSPLCNLCFKHDGILFVLPMNLLAVKEWSNL from the exons ATGACTGTGGAACAAGAGTTTGAAGCAGTGGACCAGTTTCCAGTAGGGATGAGAGTTCTTGCCGTTGACGATGACCAAACTTGTCTCCGTATTCTCGAGACTCTGCTTCATCGCTGTCAATACCATG TTACAACAACGGACAGTGCACAGACCGCACTGGAGCTGTTGAGGGAGAACAAGAACAAGTTTGATCTCGTTATTAGCGATGTGGACATGCCAGACATGGATGGTTTCAAGCTACTCGAGCTCGTTGGTCTCGAAATGGACTTACCTGTCATAA TGTTGTCTGCGCATAGCGATCCAAAGTATGTGATGAAAGGAGTCAAGCACGGTGCCTGCGACTACCTGCTTAAACCGGTGCGTATCGAGGAGCTCAAGAACATATGGCAACACGTTGTGAGGAAAAGCAAGTTCAAGAAGATGAAGAGCATTGTGACTAATGTTGAATCCACGGATAACACTGATCAGAACGGTGTGAAAGCGAACAGAAAGCGTAAAGATCAGTTTGAAGAggtggaagaagatgatgaagaaagaGGGAATGAAAACGATGATCCAACGGCTCAAAAGAAGCCGCGTGTTCTCTGGACGCGTGAGCTGCACAACAAGTTCTTGGCAGCTGTTGATCACTTGGGCGTTGAGA AAGCTCAACCAAAGAAGATTCTTGAACTGATGAACGTTGACAAGCTCACAAGAGAGAACGTGGCTAGCCACCTTCAG AAGTTTCGTTCCGCGTTgaagaaaataacaaatgaaGCTAATCAACAAGCTAACATGGCAGCTATAGACTCACACTTCATGCAGATGAGTTCTCTCAAAGGGCTTGGCGGCTTCCACCACCAACAAAGGCAGATACCTCTTGGATCCGGTCAGTTCCATGGTGGAGCTGCAGCAACCATGAGGCATTTTCCTCTTGGTCGCCTAAACTCCTTTGGAGGAGTGTTCCCACATGTCTCATCATCGCTTCCTCGTAACCACAGTGATGGAGGTTACATACTTCAAGGAATGCCGATTCCACCTTTAGATGATCTTCatatcaacaacaacaataacaacaagGCTTTTCCGAGCTTTAGTTCACAACAAACCTCTCTAATGGTTGCTCCCAATAATCAGCTGGTTCTCCAGCAGCCATCATATGCATCCTTAAACCCTGGGGGGTTCTCTCCTCACTTGGAGATCAACAAGCGTCTTGAAGATTGGTCAAACACTTTATTGTCAACCAACATCCCACAGAGTGATGTTCATTCAAAACCAGACGCCTTGGAATGGAACCACTTCTGCAACTCAGATGCTGCACAAGCAGGCTTTTCTGGTGCAAACAACTTAGGTCCAATGACCGATGCTCAACTGTTGAGAAGTAGCAGTCCAAGTGAAGGTTTATTTGTGGGACAACAGAAGCTAGAGAATGGTTCAATGCCTTCAGATGCTGGTTCCTTGGATGATATTGTCAACTCCATGATGCCAAAG GAGCAGAGCCAAGCTGACTTCTTTGAAGGAGAT TGGGGTTTGGATGGCATAATAGCTCACTCAGAACTTGCATATGAGAAtctgtttttatgttttctttgtaaCTTGGTCAACATGAGAAAGAGTGTTTTATTCAGACACAATCAATTATTATTACCTTTggttctgtctttttttttcttgctctcttgtaaaaaaaaacctGTAAGCCCTCTTTGCAACTTATGTTTCAAGCATGATGGCATTCTCTTCGTGTTACCCATGAATCTGTTGGCTGTTAAAGAGTGGTCTAATCTATGA
- the LOC108849953 gene encoding uncharacterized protein At2g39795, mitochondrial, which translates to NKNHNRVQLFRFGSIPVKLNRNSNHHLLLLKSENHSNRALKSATAATMKTSMALLLRTLSKARIFHPHSPSLSPARCNSLLPALQSRDIAASRRSYSAMIASANSPFRSNLLRIIRNEIEYQSEYAPPHQPATEFKSFSVEDRPGEQCIVMKGKFGEEESIKMEATMFDGFMTVPRTGLDASGRDVRLHVSLLVDISKADGSEDMEFLCSVWPNRIEIQNLYMLKRDEITGQPYMGPKFGSLKYDFQTAVKEFLRVRGIDSELCFFLHEYMMNKDRIELIQWLRKLNSFIAK; encoded by the exons aataaaaaccacaACCGGGTCCAGCTATTTCGATTCGGTTCAATTCCGGTTAAGCTCAATCGAAACTCcaaccaccacctcctcctcctcaaatCAGAAAACCACTCAAACAGAGCCCTAAAGTCGGCGACGGCGGCgaccatgaaaacctccatggCTCTTCTCCTCCGCACTCTTTCGAAAGCTCGCATTTTTCATCCTCATTCTCCATCTCTTTCTCCGGCTCGATGCAATTCTCTGTTGCCAGCTCTCCAATCACGAGACATCGCTGCTTCGCGGCGATCCTACTCAGCGATGATCGCGTCGGCGAACTCTCCCTTCCGGTCCAACCTCCTCCGAATCATAAGAAACGAGATCGAGTATCAATCGGAATACGCTCCTCCGCATCAG CCAGCGACTGAGTTCAAGTCATTCTCTGTTGAGGATCGTCCCGGTGAGCAATGCATTGTGATGAAAGGGAAGTTTGGAGAAGAGGAAAGCATCAAAATGGAAGCGACTATGTTCGATGGGTTTATGACTGTTCCACGTACCGGTTTAGATGCTTCGGGCCGCGACGTCCGTCTTCACGTCAGCTTGCTTGTTGACATTTCCAAGGCTGATGGGAGTGAGGACATGGAGTTTCTTTGCTCCGTCTGGCCTAACCGTATCGAAATTCAAAACCTTTACATGCTTAAACGTGATGAAATCACTGGTCAGCCTTACATGGGACCAAAGTTCGG gAGTTTGAAGTATGATTTTCAGACAGCGGTTAAAGAGTTTTTGCGAGTGAGAGGGATAGACTCGGAGCTTTGCTTTTTCTTGCATGAGTATATGATGAATAAAGATAGGATTGAGCTCATTCAATGGTTGAGAAAGCTAAATTCATTCATCGCAAAGTAA
- the LOC108851349 gene encoding 60S ribosomal protein L39-1 yields MPSHKSFMIKKKLAKKQRQNRPIPHWIRLRTDNTIRYNAKRRHWRRTKLGF; encoded by the exons ATG CCGTCGCACAAGTCTTTCATGATCAAGAAGAAGCTGGCCAAGAAGCAGAGGCAGAACAGGCCTATTCCTCACTGGATTCGTCTCCGTACCGACAACACCATCAG GTACAATGCCAAGCGCAGGCACTGGCGTAGAACCAAGCTCGGATTCTAA